One genomic region from Flagellimonas oceani encodes:
- a CDS encoding phosphoenolpyruvate carboxylase, with protein MQQTKRLEEFKKSVTNKFNIYNSLFLSLPYKNVENVGILIPLLLDQCEKGLKAGKDPQEILEVFFSNFVDIQDERERLDFMFRIVQYVERQVVLYDSVEDSAFPKLQEYSSSLTIPDYFELVNRTKNWDKVSKKLSTFSARIVLTAHPTQFYTPAVLDIIAELRSLIHEDRIHDIDVTLQQLGLTSLINAKKPTPLDEAKNIIYILRNTYYDAVGELYQYVKSNIRDEKFENYNLMKLGFWPGGDRDGNPFVTADITKEVADELRLTLMKCYYNELKNLRKKLTFKSMQEEINTLSTKLYHAMFDSNAPISYEEIIGHLGKVKNELVEHYHGLYLDELDRFIDKVHIFKTHFATLDIRQDHSKHTLVVESVLKKNGVIKESLDELKEKELVKLLLENDFKLDAKDFDDDIVKDTIVNIQNLKAIQEKNGEDGCNRYIISNSEDIFSVLFVFGLFRWCGWNEKDITFDIVPLFETMKGMDASEEVMQTLFDIPKYRQHLERRRDIHTIMLGFSDGTKDGGYLKANWSILKTKETLSKVCKKNGIAAIFFDGRGGPPARGGGKTHRFYAAQTKDVANHEIQLTIQGQTITSTYGTKEQFMHNSEQLLTAGLSNNLFGKELTISASQRKLIEELSELSFDKYDALKQHDKFIPYLENRSTLKYYTKANIGSRPGKRGSAKQLTLSDLRAISFVGSWSQLKQNVPGYFGLGSALQKLKDEGRLNEVKKLYKEVPFFKALMLNSMMSLAKTNFDLTSYMKDDPEFGDFWKILFEEYQLSKKMLLQISGLKILMEDEAVSRESVKIREKIVLPLLVIQQNALYHITQNSEYKELYEKIVTRSLYGNINASRNSA; from the coding sequence ATGCAGCAAACTAAACGGTTAGAAGAGTTTAAAAAATCGGTAACCAATAAGTTCAATATCTATAACAGCCTTTTCCTGAGCTTGCCCTACAAGAATGTGGAAAACGTGGGAATCCTTATTCCACTTTTACTAGATCAGTGCGAAAAAGGATTAAAGGCAGGTAAGGATCCCCAAGAAATATTGGAGGTATTCTTTTCCAATTTTGTGGATATTCAGGACGAAAGGGAACGCTTGGATTTTATGTTCAGGATCGTACAATATGTGGAGCGCCAAGTGGTGCTTTACGATAGTGTTGAGGATTCCGCATTTCCCAAACTACAGGAATATAGCAGTTCTTTGACCATACCCGATTATTTTGAGTTGGTGAACCGTACCAAAAATTGGGACAAGGTCTCCAAAAAATTGTCAACCTTTAGTGCACGTATCGTATTAACGGCGCACCCTACGCAGTTTTATACACCAGCCGTCTTGGATATCATTGCCGAGCTACGCTCGTTGATTCATGAAGACAGGATTCACGATATAGATGTGACCCTTCAACAATTGGGATTGACATCGCTGATCAATGCCAAGAAGCCAACACCTTTGGACGAGGCAAAAAACATTATCTATATTCTTCGTAACACCTATTACGATGCCGTTGGAGAACTGTACCAATACGTGAAAAGCAATATCCGTGACGAAAAGTTCGAGAACTATAATTTGATGAAGCTTGGTTTTTGGCCGGGCGGTGACCGGGATGGAAACCCGTTCGTGACCGCGGACATTACCAAGGAGGTGGCCGACGAGCTACGACTCACCTTGATGAAATGCTACTACAACGAATTGAAGAATCTACGCAAAAAACTCACGTTCAAGAGTATGCAAGAAGAAATCAATACGTTGAGCACAAAGCTATACCATGCCATGTTCGATTCCAATGCACCAATTTCCTATGAGGAAATCATCGGTCACTTGGGCAAGGTGAAGAATGAATTGGTGGAGCATTATCATGGACTGTATTTAGATGAACTAGACCGGTTCATTGACAAGGTTCACATTTTCAAAACACATTTTGCCACGTTGGACATCCGTCAAGATCACAGCAAGCACACCTTGGTGGTAGAGTCCGTTTTAAAAAAGAACGGGGTCATCAAAGAAAGCTTGGACGAGCTCAAAGAAAAGGAATTGGTGAAGTTGTTATTGGAGAATGATTTTAAATTGGATGCAAAGGATTTTGATGATGATATCGTGAAGGACACTATCGTCAATATCCAAAATTTAAAGGCAATCCAAGAGAAGAACGGTGAGGACGGGTGCAATCGCTACATCATCAGTAACTCGGAGGATATTTTCTCCGTACTGTTCGTGTTCGGATTGTTCAGATGGTGCGGATGGAACGAGAAGGACATCACTTTCGATATTGTTCCATTGTTCGAAACAATGAAAGGCATGGATGCTTCCGAAGAAGTGATGCAGACCCTGTTCGATATTCCAAAATACAGACAACACCTAGAACGAAGAAGAGATATACATACCATAATGCTCGGTTTTTCCGACGGTACCAAAGATGGTGGTTACCTAAAGGCCAATTGGTCCATATTAAAGACCAAGGAAACCTTGAGCAAGGTGTGCAAGAAAAATGGTATTGCAGCCATATTCTTTGATGGTAGGGGAGGACCACCGGCTAGAGGTGGGGGGAAGACGCATAGATTCTACGCCGCACAGACAAAAGACGTTGCGAACCATGAAATCCAACTTACCATCCAAGGGCAGACCATTACCAGTACCTACGGTACTAAAGAGCAGTTTATGCACAACTCCGAGCAATTATTGACGGCCGGGTTGAGCAATAACTTGTTTGGTAAGGAACTTACTATTTCGGCCTCGCAAAGAAAATTGATCGAGGAACTTTCCGAGCTCAGCTTTGATAAATATGACGCCCTGAAACAGCATGATAAGTTTATCCCATACCTGGAAAATAGGAGTACCTTAAAATATTATACAAAGGCCAATATCGGCAGTAGGCCCGGTAAGCGTGGTAGTGCAAAACAGCTGACACTTTCCGATTTACGGGCCATCTCGTTTGTGGGCTCTTGGAGTCAATTGAAACAAAACGTGCCCGGCTACTTTGGATTGGGATCGGCTCTCCAAAAATTAAAGGACGAAGGACGGTTGAACGAGGTCAAAAAACTGTACAAGGAGGTTCCTTTCTTTAAAGCGTTGATGCTGAACAGTATGATGTCATTGGCCAAGACCAATTTTGACCTGACCAGTTACATGAAGGATGATCCCGAGTTTGGGGACTTCTGGAAGATACTTTTTGAAGAATATCAATTGTCCAAGAAAATGCTTCTGCAGATTTCCGGACTTAAGATTTTGATGGAAGATGAAGCAGTATCGAGGGAATCCGTGAAAATCAGGGAAAAAATCGTGTTGCCATTGTTGGTGATTCAGCAAAACGCCCTGTACCACATCACCCAAAATTCCGAATACAAAGAATTGTACGAGAAAATTGTGACCCGCTCGTTATACGGAAACATCAATGCGAGTAGGAATTCGGCTTAG
- a CDS encoding PASTA domain-containing protein, with the protein MKNFFNFLKSKTFLIQLGLAVVAILVLVFVALQWLKSTTNHGEFVEVPDFSKMSVSEMRKAVEDAGLRYQVLDSSEYNPDYPRFSILEQNPPAGNKVKSNRKIYFTVNPSGYKKVSVPDIVQVTQRNAASMLKAVGLEVERVTYIDELGKDMVYRMKHKGKYIKPGDRLPKTSKVELICGNGTIPGSARVQAESN; encoded by the coding sequence ATGAAAAATTTTTTCAACTTTTTAAAGAGCAAGACTTTTTTGATTCAATTGGGATTGGCGGTCGTTGCAATTCTGGTTTTGGTCTTTGTTGCTTTACAGTGGCTCAAGAGCACCACGAACCACGGTGAATTTGTTGAGGTGCCGGACTTTTCCAAAATGTCGGTTTCGGAGATGCGCAAGGCCGTGGAGGATGCCGGACTTAGATATCAAGTTTTGGATTCGTCGGAATATAATCCCGATTACCCACGGTTCTCCATTTTGGAACAAAATCCACCCGCAGGAAACAAGGTGAAGTCCAACCGTAAAATATATTTTACCGTAAACCCATCAGGTTATAAAAAGGTAAGCGTGCCGGATATTGTGCAAGTTACCCAAAGAAATGCGGCTTCTATGTTGAAGGCGGTGGGACTGGAAGTGGAACGAGTGACCTATATTGACGAACTGGGCAAGGATATGGTTTACCGAATGAAGCATAAGGGGAAGTATATTAAACCTGGCGACCGATTGCCCAAAACATCCAAAGTGGAATTGATCTGTGGCAACGGTACCATTCCGGGAAGCGCAAGGGTACAGGCAGAATCCAATTAA
- the coaD gene encoding pantetheine-phosphate adenylyltransferase — translation MRRALFPGSFDPLTLGHYDIIKRGVTLFDELVIAIGINADKNYMFTLEERVKFIEDAFKDEPKIKVTTYKGMTVDFCKKIDATFILRGLRNPADFEFEKAIAHTNRKLSEIETVFLLTSSGKSYISSSIVRDVIRNGGDYTGLVPETVVVK, via the coding sequence ATGAGACGCGCATTGTTCCCCGGTTCCTTCGACCCACTCACTTTAGGGCATTACGATATTATTAAAAGAGGCGTGACCCTTTTTGACGAACTGGTCATCGCCATAGGAATCAATGCCGACAAAAATTACATGTTTACCTTGGAAGAAAGGGTAAAGTTCATCGAGGATGCATTTAAAGATGAGCCTAAAATCAAAGTGACCACCTACAAGGGCATGACCGTCGACTTCTGTAAAAAAATAGATGCCACCTTTATTCTCAGGGGGTTGCGCAATCCGGCGGATTTTGAGTTTGAAAAAGCGATTGCCCACACCAATAGAAAGCTCTCCGAAATCGAAACCGTGTTCCTGTTGACATCCTCCGGAAAATCCTACATCAGTTCATCCATTGTTCGCGATGTAATACGAAACGGTGGAGATTATACGGGATTGGTTCCCGAAACCGTGGTGGTCAAGTAA
- a CDS encoding M14 family metallopeptidase, translating into MKYIVFFTALFLLISCESETQDEKSSYPTHFELSDGKETATYKQTIDYYITLARDFPEINIHTIGKTDSGLPLHTVTFNPDGDFNYENIRKEKSIILINNGIHPGESDGIDATMMLYRDLATGKLEMPENTVLVTIPIYNVGGSLNRNSTTRANQNGPLEYGFRGNARNYDLNRDFIKMDTENAKTFAQIFHTVKPDVFVDNHVSNGADYQYTLTHLFTQHNKLGGEMGKYLHDTLMPNLEDSLADKEWGITPYVNVFNMPPEEGFSQFMDHPRYSTGYTTLWSTLGLMVETHMLKPYKQRVEGTYALMQSLIEVVEAEHEKIKTLRKETLENNLDLSEYYFNWQVDTTKTTILNFKGFEAEQLTSEVTGLPRLKYNRDRPFTKETVYQDHFYPADTVQVPAAYIVKKSWKRVIERLDANKIQYTAIKKDTTLLVEEYTIEDYDTRNAPYEGHYLHSNTKVTKHTKKVHFREGDLLIPTHQPGIRYLMETLEPQGVDSFFNWNFFDTVLQRKEGFSPYVFEDVALKMLQQDSLLSKEFEAKKEAELNFANNWYAQLNWIFERSEHFEEAYMSYPIYRVAKGSEAAGLLPN; encoded by the coding sequence GTGAAGTACATTGTTTTTTTTACGGCCCTGTTTCTATTGATCTCCTGTGAATCCGAAACACAGGACGAAAAATCATCGTACCCCACCCATTTTGAGCTGTCGGACGGGAAAGAAACCGCTACCTATAAACAGACCATTGACTACTACATCACCCTGGCCCGCGATTTTCCGGAGATCAATATTCATACGATAGGGAAAACGGATAGTGGTTTGCCGTTGCATACGGTCACCTTTAATCCTGATGGGGATTTTAATTATGAGAACATCCGCAAGGAAAAATCGATCATCCTAATAAATAACGGCATACACCCCGGGGAAAGCGATGGCATTGATGCCACCATGATGCTATATCGTGACCTTGCCACCGGCAAACTGGAAATGCCCGAGAATACCGTACTTGTTACCATACCCATATACAATGTTGGTGGTTCGCTCAACCGAAACTCCACCACAAGGGCCAACCAGAACGGCCCGTTGGAATATGGTTTCCGTGGCAATGCCCGCAATTATGACCTTAATAGGGATTTTATTAAAATGGATACCGAAAATGCCAAGACCTTCGCACAAATATTCCATACGGTAAAACCCGATGTTTTTGTGGACAACCATGTGAGCAATGGCGCGGATTATCAATATACTTTGACCCATCTTTTTACCCAGCACAACAAATTGGGCGGTGAAATGGGCAAATACCTTCATGATACCCTTATGCCGAACCTTGAGGATTCGTTGGCCGATAAGGAATGGGGCATTACACCCTACGTAAATGTTTTTAATATGCCCCCAGAGGAGGGATTCAGCCAGTTTATGGACCATCCAAGATATTCCACGGGATACACCACATTATGGAGCACATTGGGGCTAATGGTGGAAACGCACATGCTAAAACCTTACAAACAACGTGTGGAGGGGACTTACGCCCTAATGCAGAGTTTGATAGAGGTAGTCGAGGCAGAGCACGAAAAAATCAAAACCTTACGAAAAGAGACACTGGAGAACAATCTGGACCTTTCCGAATACTATTTTAATTGGCAGGTGGACACCACAAAAACCACCATCCTTAACTTTAAAGGGTTTGAAGCCGAACAACTTACCAGTGAAGTCACCGGGCTTCCAAGGCTAAAATACAATAGGGACAGACCGTTTACCAAGGAGACCGTTTATCAAGATCATTTTTATCCGGCAGATACAGTGCAAGTCCCTGCCGCCTATATTGTCAAGAAAAGCTGGAAACGAGTGATAGAGCGACTGGATGCCAATAAAATTCAATACACGGCCATCAAAAAAGACACCACACTTTTGGTGGAAGAGTACACCATTGAGGATTACGATACAAGAAATGCCCCTTACGAAGGACATTACCTTCATTCCAACACCAAAGTCACAAAGCACACCAAAAAAGTCCATTTTAGGGAAGGTGACCTATTGATACCTACCCATCAGCCAGGAATAAGGTACCTTATGGAAACCTTGGAACCGCAAGGCGTAGATTCCTTCTTTAATTGGAACTTTTTTGACACCGTTCTGCAACGCAAAGAAGGTTTTTCTCCCTACGTTTTCGAAGATGTTGCACTTAAAATGCTCCAGCAAGACTCATTGCTATCAAAGGAGTTCGAGGCCAAAAAAGAAGCCGAGCTCAATTTCGCCAATAACTGGTACGCACAGCTCAATTGGATTTTTGAACGCTCCGAACATTTTGAGGAAGCCTACATGAGCTACCCCATATACCGAGTTGCAAAAGGCAGCGAAGCCGCAGGTCTGCTCCCTAATTAA
- a CDS encoding response regulator transcription factor — translation MKKISSIFIVDDDPITVFGIKKMLKSAAECEDIQIFQNGKEAFDALLERHESKKPIPDVIFLDINMPIMDGWEFLDELIELDINDHIIINMITSSIDPLDHKKWNSFKDRCPYALNFTNKPLFKIEPNHLGCINVAS, via the coding sequence ATGAAGAAAATTAGTTCTATTTTTATTGTGGATGATGACCCCATCACGGTATTTGGCATAAAAAAAATGTTGAAATCCGCTGCTGAATGTGAGGATATACAGATTTTTCAGAACGGCAAAGAAGCCTTTGATGCGCTGTTGGAAAGGCACGAATCAAAAAAACCGATTCCCGATGTCATATTTCTGGACATCAACATGCCCATTATGGATGGCTGGGAATTTCTTGACGAGCTCATAGAATTGGACATCAATGATCATATCATCATCAACATGATCACTTCTTCCATTGATCCACTGGACCACAAAAAGTGGAACAGTTTCAAGGACAGGTGTCCCTATGCGCTCAACTTTACGAACAAACCCCTTTTTAAAATCGAACCAAATCATCTTGGCTGTATCAATGTAGCTTCATAA
- a CDS encoding RluA family pseudouridine synthase, producing MDISDNQEDFSQDDLSQDDLYEHHGFTASKGQEPLRVDKFLMNFIENATRNKIQQAAKKGHIWVNGSIVKQNYKVKAGDEVKVMFEHPPYEFLLTPENIPLDIVYEDDVLLVVNKPAGMVVHPGHGNYSGTLINALVYHFENLPNNSSDRPGLVHRIDKDTSGLLVIAKTESAMTHLAQQFFDKTSEREYVALVWGNVEGDEGTIEGHIARNPKNRLQMMVFPDGSDGKEAVTHYKVIERLGYVTLVSCKLETGRTHQIRVHMKYIGHTLFNDERYGGDKILKGTTFTKYKQFVENAFKTLPRQALHAKTLGFEHPVTGEFMRFDSELPEDMVNGIEKWRGYAKHHES from the coding sequence ATGGATATTTCGGATAATCAAGAAGACTTTTCCCAGGACGACCTTTCGCAGGACGACCTCTATGAGCACCATGGTTTTACCGCCTCCAAGGGCCAAGAGCCATTGCGTGTGGATAAATTTTTGATGAACTTTATTGAGAACGCTACACGGAACAAAATCCAACAGGCCGCTAAAAAAGGCCATATCTGGGTCAATGGTTCCATTGTTAAGCAGAACTATAAAGTAAAGGCCGGGGACGAGGTCAAGGTGATGTTCGAGCATCCGCCCTATGAGTTTTTGTTGACACCGGAGAACATTCCCTTGGATATTGTTTATGAAGATGACGTGCTCTTGGTGGTGAACAAACCTGCGGGCATGGTAGTGCATCCCGGGCACGGAAATTATTCCGGTACTTTGATCAATGCATTGGTCTATCATTTTGAGAACCTTCCCAACAACAGTTCCGATAGGCCTGGGTTGGTACACCGTATTGATAAGGACACCTCTGGTTTATTGGTGATTGCCAAAACAGAGTCGGCCATGACCCATTTGGCGCAGCAGTTCTTTGATAAAACCAGTGAACGTGAATATGTGGCCTTGGTTTGGGGCAATGTTGAAGGGGATGAAGGAACCATTGAGGGCCATATTGCCCGTAACCCCAAAAATCGTTTGCAGATGATGGTCTTTCCCGATGGAAGCGATGGCAAGGAAGCAGTTACCCATTACAAGGTCATCGAACGTTTGGGATATGTTACATTGGTTTCCTGTAAGTTGGAAACAGGTAGAACCCACCAAATTCGGGTGCACATGAAATACATTGGGCACACACTTTTTAATGATGAGCGCTACGGTGGCGACAAAATTCTAAAGGGCACCACTTTTACCAAATACAAGCAATTTGTTGAAAATGCCTTTAAGACATTGCCGCGACAAGCTTTGCATGCCAAAACCCTCGGTTTTGAGCATCCCGTTACCGGTGAGTTTATGCGATTTGATTCCGAACTGCCTGAAGATATGGTTAATGGAATCGAGAAGTGGCGTGGCTATGCCAAACATCACGAATCATAG
- the yaaA gene encoding peroxide stress protein YaaA, translating into MKIVISPAKSLDYETALPTSKYTRPEFLEQAEKLNAVLKKKKPKALMDLMSISDKLADLNWERNQKFETPFTTENARPAVYAFNGDVYQGLDAYTIPEDKLDRLQDTLRILSGLYGVLKPLDLMQPYRLEMGTQLKVGRKKNLYEFWKKDIVNFLNNELADDELFVNLASNEYFSAVDDKNLKVPVIAPVFKDWKNDKLKVISFFAKKARGSMVRYILDTGAETLDDIKNFDYDGYLFSEEHTVKKNEPVFVR; encoded by the coding sequence ATGAAAATTGTGATATCTCCTGCAAAGTCGTTGGATTACGAAACCGCTTTGCCCACATCAAAATACACCCGGCCCGAATTCTTGGAACAAGCGGAAAAATTGAATGCCGTGCTCAAAAAGAAAAAGCCCAAGGCCTTGATGGATTTGATGTCCATTTCCGATAAACTGGCCGACCTGAACTGGGAGCGCAATCAAAAATTTGAAACTCCTTTTACCACGGAAAATGCAAGACCGGCAGTGTATGCTTTCAACGGCGATGTGTACCAAGGTTTGGATGCCTACACCATTCCAGAGGATAAATTGGACCGCTTGCAAGATACCCTGCGAATTTTATCCGGCCTTTACGGAGTGCTAAAACCTTTGGATTTGATGCAGCCCTACCGATTGGAAATGGGGACGCAACTGAAAGTGGGTCGTAAAAAGAATCTGTACGAATTCTGGAAGAAGGACATTGTCAACTTTCTGAACAACGAACTTGCAGATGACGAATTGTTCGTAAACTTGGCGAGCAACGAATATTTCAGCGCTGTGGATGACAAAAACCTTAAGGTTCCCGTCATTGCCCCAGTCTTCAAGGATTGGAAAAACGATAAATTGAAGGTCATCAGTTTCTTTGCCAAAAAAGCCCGCGGTTCCATGGTCCGTTATATACTGGATACGGGAGCCGAAACGCTGGACGATATCAAGAATTTTGATTATGACGGATATCTCTTTAGTGAAGAGCATACCGTCAAGAAAAACGAACCCGTTTTTGTCCGATAA
- a CDS encoding PAS domain-containing sensor histidine kinase has protein sequence MKAVERVDQFYLLKQLPKATALLCKKGILLDASSSWLDIFGLPPQDNNHQTKIFPLYPKALDLKQQLKKSKTFTVEHTVVKNNLSRHYKSYFAPWFDEKENVVGTIVQTDDITSEVKKQQEIDWLNNILETKVEVSKTGWWEYETETEKLTWCKETKRIHQVPVCYEPTTIEAIEFFQPGYSRNKVSMLFHKAITQHQSYDAKLLITTFNGEERWVRITGKPFLSDGKVVKLFGTIKDIHDHVEAETKVKEHQQLLSTMVDSLPLNVYVKDLESRKILVNKSECTYLGKKAEDIVGRTDFEFYTNEVANISREEDLAVMKNLTPMIGKETKSTLNGKATYFLTSKIPYFDLDGKVCGLIGMSLDITSMKKKEEQLRNLIDVVSNQNQKLISFAHIVSHNLRSHSANFSMLLEFLNSEKDTDERKRIIAMLSQASDNLLETLGNLNQVVDVNTNASVTKKPVNLDQSIQKAIQNLSALLEKSNAEIINNIDKSIEVKSVPAYLDSILINLISNAIKYKNPDRPPLITINAVKSPEGTQLSISDNGMGIDLDKYGNKIFGMYKTFHNRKDAKGFGLYLVKNQIEAMGGSITVQSEVDRGTTFNVSFNEEN, from the coding sequence TTGAAAGCAGTTGAAAGAGTTGACCAGTTTTATTTATTGAAACAGTTGCCAAAGGCAACTGCACTTCTATGCAAAAAAGGCATCCTGTTGGACGCTTCCAGTTCTTGGCTCGATATTTTTGGACTGCCCCCGCAGGACAACAATCACCAAACCAAGATTTTTCCGCTCTATCCCAAGGCTTTGGACCTAAAGCAACAGCTTAAGAAAAGTAAGACCTTTACCGTTGAACATACAGTGGTGAAAAATAATCTTAGTAGACATTACAAAAGTTATTTTGCCCCTTGGTTCGATGAAAAAGAGAATGTGGTAGGCACCATTGTACAGACGGATGATATTACTTCCGAAGTAAAAAAACAACAGGAAATCGATTGGCTCAACAACATTCTTGAAACCAAGGTAGAAGTATCCAAAACCGGATGGTGGGAATATGAAACTGAAACCGAAAAACTGACTTGGTGCAAGGAAACAAAACGGATACACCAAGTTCCGGTGTGTTATGAACCCACCACAATCGAGGCGATTGAATTTTTCCAGCCGGGATACAGCAGGAACAAAGTTTCCATGCTTTTCCACAAGGCCATCACACAACATCAATCCTACGATGCCAAATTATTGATCACCACCTTCAACGGTGAGGAAAGATGGGTCAGAATTACAGGAAAGCCCTTTCTTAGCGATGGAAAAGTCGTCAAATTGTTCGGCACCATCAAGGATATTCACGATCATGTAGAGGCAGAGACCAAAGTAAAGGAACACCAACAACTATTGTCTACCATGGTCGATAGCCTTCCATTGAACGTTTATGTGAAGGACTTGGAATCCAGAAAAATATTGGTCAATAAAAGTGAGTGCACATATTTGGGCAAAAAGGCCGAAGACATTGTGGGCAGGACAGATTTTGAATTCTACACAAATGAAGTCGCCAACATTTCGAGGGAAGAAGACCTGGCTGTAATGAAAAACCTGACCCCGATGATCGGGAAGGAAACCAAAAGCACCCTTAACGGTAAGGCCACCTATTTTTTAACATCCAAAATTCCATATTTTGATCTGGATGGAAAAGTATGCGGGCTCATTGGCATGAGCCTCGACATTACCTCCATGAAGAAAAAAGAGGAACAATTGCGCAACTTGATCGATGTTGTCTCTAACCAAAACCAAAAACTTATCAGTTTTGCGCACATCGTCTCCCATAACCTAAGATCACATTCCGCCAACTTTTCCATGCTATTGGAGTTTTTGAACTCGGAAAAAGATACCGACGAAAGAAAACGCATCATTGCGATGCTCTCCCAAGCTTCCGACAACCTTTTGGAGACCCTTGGCAACCTTAATCAAGTGGTCGATGTAAACACCAATGCATCAGTGACCAAAAAACCGGTCAACCTAGACCAAAGCATCCAAAAGGCCATACAGAACCTATCCGCCCTATTGGAAAAAAGCAATGCCGAAATCATCAACAACATAGACAAAAGCATAGAGGTAAAAAGTGTACCCGCCTATCTTGACAGTATTTTAATAAACCTAATATCCAACGCAATAAAGTACAAAAACCCCGACCGGCCACCTTTGATAACCATTAACGCAGTCAAGTCCCCAGAGGGAACCCAACTGAGCATTTCCGACAACGGCATGGGCATTGACCTTGACAAGTACGGGAATAAAATTTTTGGAATGTACAAGACGTTCCATAACAGAAAAGATGCCAAAGGTTTTGGTCTTTACCTGGTAAAGAATCAAATTGAGGCCATGGGCGGAAGTATAACAGTGCAGAGCGAAGTTGATAGAGGCACTACATTCAATGTAAGTTTTAATGAAGAAAATTAG
- a CDS encoding D-alanine--D-alanine ligase, which translates to MKKNIAIIMGGYSSEHNISIKSGNVVHKYLDREKYNPYRIVITKYRWYYLDELEQEHAVERSDFSVGIHGKKVQFDCVFNAIHGTPGEDGLMQAYFELLGMPHTSCDHYEAALTFNKRDLLSTLKPYGIPCATSYYLNKGQTVDDDAIVDKVGLPCFVKANRAGSSYGVSKVHNKADLANAIATAFKEDSQIIIESFLDGTEVSVGVITFNNEVTVLPATEIISENDFFDFEAKYLGKSQEITPARISEKQESNVRQLAEFIYKTLGLKGYTRSEFIFIGDVPHLLEINTTPGLTEESLLPQQAKTAGISLEELFDSAIVEALR; encoded by the coding sequence ATGAAAAAGAACATTGCCATCATTATGGGCGGCTATTCCAGTGAGCACAATATTTCCATTAAGAGCGGAAATGTGGTGCACAAATATTTGGACAGGGAAAAATATAATCCTTACCGGATTGTGATTACCAAGTATCGATGGTACTATTTGGATGAATTGGAACAGGAACATGCCGTAGAGCGGTCCGATTTCAGTGTTGGGATACATGGCAAAAAAGTTCAATTTGATTGTGTTTTCAATGCGATCCATGGAACTCCGGGAGAAGATGGGCTCATGCAGGCGTATTTTGAGCTTCTGGGAATGCCGCATACCTCTTGCGATCATTATGAAGCTGCTCTCACGTTCAACAAACGTGATCTTTTGAGCACTCTAAAACCCTACGGAATACCTTGCGCCACATCCTATTATCTGAACAAGGGACAAACAGTGGATGACGATGCCATTGTGGACAAGGTTGGGCTGCCCTGTTTTGTAAAAGCCAATAGGGCCGGAAGCAGCTACGGTGTTTCAAAAGTGCACAACAAAGCAGACTTGGCCAATGCCATAGCAACGGCTTTTAAGGAAGATTCACAAATCATCATCGAATCCTTTTTGGACGGCACGGAAGTTTCGGTCGGTGTGATCACTTTCAACAACGAGGTTACCGTACTGCCGGCCACAGAGATTATCTCGGAGAACGATTTTTTTGATTTTGAGGCCAAATATTTGGGCAAATCACAGGAGATAACCCCTGCAAGGATTTCAGAAAAGCAGGAATCGAACGTAAGGCAATTGGCTGAATTTATTTATAAGACCCTTGGGCTGAAAGGCTATACCCGTAGCGAATTTATTTTTATCGGCGATGTGCCTCATCTGCTCGAAATAAACACGACCCCTGGGTTAACGGAAGAGAGCCTATTGCCGCAACAGGCAAAAACCGCAGGAATTTCACTTGAAGAGTTATTTGACAGTGCCATTGTTGAAGCTTTGCGATAG